One region of Ahniella affigens genomic DNA includes:
- a CDS encoding magnesium and cobalt transport protein CorA has protein sequence MNLDVRYQGSRNMVVNCVAYTVDGRRLPDITIEQISDVLQMNDTFVWVGLHEPDEALLTKLQEEFCLHDLAIEDAHHAHQRPKIEVYGDSLFIAMHTAQFVAGKIEFGETHIFLGPRYLVTVRHGASLSYAPARGRCEKEPDLLSHGPSYGLYAVMDFIVDNFMPIVREFESELAELETDIFDGSYKRETIERLYDLKKQLVTLRLAVSPIQDITNQLVRFHPMLIRDDVRPYFRDVFDHSMRVKEASDTMSEMLTAAMSVNLAMVTVHQGEVVKRLAGWAGLLGIPTLMASWYGMNFKHMPELPGELSYFVFIGVTLAVVGVTYTILRKAKWV, from the coding sequence ATGAATCTGGACGTGCGCTATCAGGGCAGTCGCAACATGGTGGTCAATTGTGTCGCCTACACGGTTGACGGGCGGCGGCTTCCCGACATCACGATCGAGCAGATCAGCGACGTGCTGCAGATGAACGATACGTTTGTCTGGGTCGGCCTGCACGAACCCGACGAGGCGCTGCTGACCAAGCTGCAGGAAGAGTTCTGCCTGCATGACTTGGCGATTGAAGACGCCCACCACGCGCACCAGCGCCCCAAGATCGAGGTCTACGGCGATTCGCTGTTTATCGCGATGCACACCGCCCAGTTTGTGGCCGGCAAGATCGAGTTCGGCGAGACGCACATCTTTCTTGGCCCGCGTTATCTGGTTACGGTCCGCCACGGCGCGTCGCTGTCTTATGCGCCGGCGCGGGGTCGCTGCGAGAAGGAGCCCGACCTGCTGAGCCACGGCCCGAGCTATGGGCTCTATGCGGTGATGGACTTCATCGTCGACAACTTCATGCCGATCGTGCGCGAGTTCGAAAGTGAGTTGGCCGAACTGGAAACTGACATTTTTGACGGCAGCTACAAGCGCGAAACGATTGAGCGCCTGTACGACCTCAAGAAACAGCTCGTCACGCTACGGCTCGCGGTGTCGCCGATCCAGGACATCACGAACCAGCTCGTCCGCTTCCATCCCATGTTGATCCGCGACGATGTTCGCCCCTACTTCCGCGACGTGTTCGACCATTCGATGCGCGTCAAGGAAGCGAGCGACACCATGAGTGAAATGCTGACAGCCGCCATGAGCGTCAACCTGGCGATGGTCACGGTGCATCAAGGCGAAGTCGTCAAGCGGCTGGCGGGCTGGGCGGGCCTGCTCGGCATTCCGACCTTGATGGCCAGTTGGTACGGCATGAACTTCAAGCATATGCCAGAGTTGCCGGGCGAGTTGAGCTACT
- the rlmM gene encoding 23S rRNA (cytidine(2498)-2'-O)-methyltransferase RlmM, with product MTEILALCRAGFEPECVQELEQVMAEAECAGYGKTERDSGMVRFMLQGDLPGNLPGAESLIFARSLWPITLNLEHLDAKDRARPMLDWCEREQLQFADVRVECADSPAGEALRALCRGFESALLGLLKKAGRINRRERQALLVCLLSGQHALLGKVSAAQLAAAPRGGIVRLRFPGEAPSRSTLKLEEAFMVLLSETERERWLKPGMTAVDLGACPGGWTYQFVRRSIRVQAIDNGPMAESLMATGLVEHIRADGFQFRPKKAVDWLVCDMVEQPIRVASLMAAWLRDGHCQRAIFNLKLPMKKRYLEVQRCLQALQDEAGGKLLIRAKQLYHDREEITVLAARTS from the coding sequence ATGACAGAAATACTGGCACTGTGCCGGGCAGGTTTTGAGCCGGAATGCGTGCAGGAGCTGGAGCAAGTCATGGCCGAGGCCGAATGTGCCGGCTACGGCAAGACTGAGCGCGATAGTGGGATGGTGCGGTTCATGTTGCAGGGCGACTTGCCAGGCAACTTGCCGGGCGCTGAGTCGCTGATCTTCGCCCGCAGTCTCTGGCCGATCACGCTCAATTTGGAGCATTTGGACGCCAAGGATCGGGCACGGCCCATGCTCGACTGGTGCGAGCGCGAGCAGCTTCAGTTTGCCGACGTCCGGGTGGAATGCGCCGATAGTCCAGCGGGCGAGGCCTTACGCGCGTTGTGCCGGGGCTTTGAGTCGGCCTTGCTCGGCTTGCTGAAGAAGGCCGGACGCATCAATCGCCGCGAGCGCCAGGCACTGCTCGTGTGTCTGCTTAGTGGGCAGCATGCGTTGCTTGGCAAGGTCTCTGCGGCACAATTGGCGGCTGCCCCGCGCGGCGGCATTGTGCGGCTCCGGTTTCCGGGCGAGGCGCCGAGCCGATCGACATTGAAGCTTGAAGAGGCGTTCATGGTGTTGCTTAGTGAGACTGAGCGCGAGCGCTGGCTCAAACCGGGCATGACCGCGGTGGATCTGGGTGCTTGTCCGGGGGGCTGGACCTACCAGTTCGTTCGCCGCTCAATCCGTGTTCAGGCGATTGACAATGGGCCGATGGCGGAATCGTTGATGGCGACTGGCCTCGTCGAGCACATCCGCGCCGATGGCTTTCAGTTTCGGCCCAAAAAGGCCGTGGACTGGCTGGTGTGCGACATGGTCGAGCAGCCGATCCGGGTGGCCAGCCTGATGGCGGCCTGGTTGCGCGATGGGCATTGCCAACGTGCGATCTTCAACCTGAAACTGCCGATGAAAAAGCGGTATCTGGAGGTGCAGCGTTGCTTGCAGGCATTGCAGGACGAGGCGGGTGGCAAGTTGCTGATTCGGGCGAAGCAGCTGTATCACGACCGGGAAGAGATCACGGTTTTAGCCGCACGGACCAGTTGA
- a CDS encoding DUF4870 domain-containing protein: MTDPNSPIAPPPAPALGSVSNDDKLWGMLAHLSALLFGFLGPLVVWLVKKNESAFVDDQGKEALNFQITVFIAMLACGVLSIVIIGLFLMPIVGLGALVLTIMAGIKANGGETYRYPFAIRLIK; encoded by the coding sequence ATGACTGATCCGAACAGCCCTATTGCCCCACCGCCGGCTCCGGCTCTTGGCAGTGTCTCGAATGACGACAAGCTCTGGGGGATGCTCGCGCATCTGAGCGCGCTGTTGTTTGGCTTCCTCGGCCCGCTGGTGGTCTGGCTGGTCAAGAAGAATGAAAGTGCGTTCGTTGACGATCAGGGCAAAGAAGCACTCAACTTCCAGATCACGGTGTTTATCGCCATGCTCGCCTGCGGCGTGCTCAGCATCGTCATCATCGGCCTGTTCCTGATGCCAATCGTCGGCCTCGGCGCCCTCGTATTGACCATCATGGCTGGCATCAAGGCCAACGGCGGCGAAACCTATCGCTATCCGTTCGCGATTCGCCTGATCAAGTAA
- a CDS encoding DUF5916 domain-containing protein, with protein sequence MWTRVAMMATLGLVAPMANAAIRVDGQMDEPEWQQARRFGDFVSTTPFDLSPVPAEAGIEAFLLSTPEGLAVALRAKHPADVQRITSRVQRDFNEQIDRSNFMIDFDADGKSAYDFTVSAGNDISDEVISRENQFSKDWDADWQHAVVNSEEGYTWEWLIPWSITSMKPPVNGKRTIAVYFDRVVAATGRRYAYPAATYTRPRFVSEFAKIEIDAYESSLLAITPYGVALADLKRSDQEFKAGADLFWKPNSNHQFALTLNPDFGQVESDDLVVNFDAIETFFTDKRPFFTDNQTAFDSGYPGGNLFYTRRVGGPADDGSGAADINAAIKANGNIGGLGYAFFGATEDGTAGRDFLFGRVSGRTEQVEWDVTQIAVDRPFLDRQADVTAVHGRFRPSETWTLDTAIHHSDIDEGGVVTSGTGGGIIADWDMPGPFRQQYFFIRTDGDVDLNDLGYQDRNNNRYLEWETGYRQDQLPADSLFASHAWELELVDNRNLDGEQVWGTATLQRYSEMRDGGNMFFFVRYRDEIYDDLSSRGNGSFIVQSGMHLFAEANLARRDGGKLSWYFNTELIGSRIGNGYDRLFGIEPRIHFSDQLDWSIGTYWFAQSAWLIWQGDANFGQFDSERVDLVSNLNWFIDDRQELRVKLQAIGIDAEADQAWTIGNGGHLVPATLAVEDFRLQNLGFQIRYRYKLGNLSDIFAVYSRGGAALDERPTDDVFDTLGSAFDLRDDDQFLVKFAYRFEL encoded by the coding sequence ATGTGGACGCGCGTAGCCATGATGGCAACGCTTGGCTTGGTGGCGCCGATGGCGAACGCAGCTATTCGGGTGGACGGCCAGATGGATGAGCCGGAGTGGCAGCAAGCCCGGCGGTTTGGCGATTTTGTTTCGACTACGCCCTTTGACCTGAGCCCGGTCCCGGCCGAGGCTGGCATCGAGGCATTTCTGCTCAGCACGCCCGAAGGGCTGGCGGTGGCGCTCCGCGCCAAGCATCCAGCGGATGTGCAGCGGATCACGTCCCGCGTGCAGCGCGATTTTAACGAACAGATCGACCGTTCGAACTTCATGATCGACTTCGACGCCGACGGCAAAAGCGCCTACGACTTTACGGTATCGGCCGGCAACGACATCTCGGACGAGGTCATCTCCCGGGAGAATCAGTTCAGCAAGGACTGGGACGCCGATTGGCAGCATGCGGTGGTTAACTCGGAGGAGGGCTATACCTGGGAATGGCTGATTCCCTGGTCGATTACCTCCATGAAACCCCCAGTCAACGGGAAACGCACGATTGCCGTGTACTTTGATCGCGTAGTGGCTGCAACCGGCCGCCGCTATGCGTATCCCGCAGCGACGTACACGCGCCCGCGATTCGTGTCCGAGTTCGCCAAGATCGAGATTGATGCCTACGAGAGCAGTCTACTGGCGATCACGCCCTATGGCGTGGCGCTGGCGGACCTGAAACGCAGTGACCAGGAGTTCAAGGCAGGTGCCGACCTGTTCTGGAAGCCAAACAGCAACCATCAGTTTGCGCTAACGCTGAATCCGGACTTCGGGCAGGTGGAGAGCGATGACTTGGTGGTCAACTTCGATGCCATCGAAACGTTTTTTACCGACAAACGACCGTTTTTCACTGACAATCAGACCGCTTTCGACAGTGGGTATCCGGGCGGGAACTTGTTCTACACCCGCCGCGTCGGCGGACCGGCCGACGATGGTTCGGGGGCGGCCGATATCAATGCGGCGATCAAGGCCAATGGCAACATCGGCGGCCTTGGTTATGCGTTTTTCGGCGCCACGGAAGACGGCACTGCCGGTCGCGATTTTCTGTTCGGGCGAGTTTCTGGTCGGACCGAGCAGGTCGAGTGGGACGTGACCCAGATCGCGGTCGATCGGCCGTTCTTGGATCGGCAAGCGGATGTGACCGCCGTCCATGGCCGATTCCGGCCAAGCGAGACGTGGACGCTGGATACGGCGATCCATCATTCCGATATCGACGAGGGGGGTGTGGTAACCAGTGGCACCGGCGGCGGCATCATCGCCGATTGGGACATGCCTGGGCCGTTTCGGCAGCAGTACTTTTTCATTCGTACCGATGGCGATGTGGATTTGAACGACCTGGGCTACCAGGACCGCAACAACAACCGCTATCTGGAGTGGGAGACCGGCTATCGGCAGGATCAGCTGCCGGCAGACTCCCTATTTGCAAGCCATGCCTGGGAACTCGAATTGGTCGACAACCGCAATCTTGACGGCGAGCAGGTTTGGGGCACGGCCACGCTGCAGCGCTACTCCGAAATGCGCGACGGGGGCAACATGTTCTTCTTCGTTCGCTATCGCGATGAGATCTACGATGACCTGAGCTCGCGCGGCAATGGCTCGTTCATCGTGCAGTCTGGCATGCATCTCTTCGCCGAGGCCAATCTGGCCCGTCGCGACGGCGGCAAATTGAGTTGGTATTTCAACACCGAGTTGATCGGCAGCCGGATCGGCAATGGTTATGATCGACTGTTCGGTATCGAGCCGCGGATTCACTTTTCCGATCAGCTCGACTGGTCGATCGGCACGTATTGGTTTGCCCAGAGCGCGTGGCTGATCTGGCAAGGTGACGCCAACTTCGGTCAATTCGACAGTGAACGCGTCGATCTGGTGTCTAACTTGAATTGGTTCATTGATGATCGCCAGGAACTCCGGGTCAAGCTGCAGGCGATCGGGATCGACGCCGAGGCCGATCAGGCCTGGACCATCGGCAACGGTGGTCACCTCGTTCCCGCTACATTGGCAGTCGAGGACTTTCGCCTCCAGAACTTGGGCTTTCAGATCCGGTACCGCTACAAGCTTGGCAACCTGAGTGACATCTTTGCGGTCTACAGCCGGGGTGGCGCCGCGCTTGATGAACGCCCCACTGACGACGTTTTTGACACACTCGGTTCGGCTTTTGACCTACGCGACGATGACCAGTTTCTGGTCAAATTCGCGTATCGATTTGAACTCTGA
- a CDS encoding S41 family peptidase: MIRRSALWFSCLTILSGQTLAEDAILRFPDVSAERIAFVHAGDLYVVPKAGGAAERLTAHAGQELYPKFSPDGQWLAFSAEYSGTRQVYVISVHGGIPKQLTWYSDVGAMPMRGGTDYRVLDWSPDGKNVVVRMNRLPFDERAGRPYLVPVDGGLEQPMEIPETGGGMLSPDGQSMVYTPIDRDFRSWKRYRGGRAQDIWVYHFNTHDAQRITNFAGSDHQPMWLGDQIVFASDRDGTLNLYTLPAGGAEPQESPKQLTHFKDFDVLWPSANADTIVFENGGALYRMDSVTAQPVKVPVTLQSDFAESLPSIKSVAGFIESFDISPNAARVVFAARGELLTVPAKDGTFRNLSQSPTARERSVAWSPDGKQLAYLSDASGEYEIYVRNADGSGQPKQLTRGSDAWINRLSYSPDGRFLAFNDEKKRLRLLEVGTGKIADVDHSRVDGFDSMTFSPDSRYLAYTKVSANNLPAIWLYDLNDGKTNLLLADTRPNFSPSFDPKGQYLYFLSNRDYQLTNSVYETNYLYTQATRIYALPLNHNVPALFGYQSDEALPSAKAAASDKAQVQIELAGADQRVEVLKVPNGNYLGLTAIDDGVVFLALANDPAAGAPVLKRYSVDSHETEDLIQGVGRFALNSSGKKMLVNKGDTWAIVEPSAGQDLSKNALNLDQLVLRIDPKVEWQQMFVDAWRILRDWFYDPGMHGGIERWNAVRARYEPLAAKLHSRRDLDYLLHEIAGEANSGHVYVEGGDLPSVKRVPGGFLGAEFETDPSGFFKISKIFPGENWADEFRSPLATAGIEAAEGDYLISVDGVLANTVKNPFQLFEGKADQVVEVRLSKTADASSGKVQRVKLQNSEIGLRYLDWVQSRRALVDRLSNGRIGYIHLPNTAVEGNRELFKGMLAYSNKDALIIDDRYNGGGFIPDRMIELLARQPLSYWKRRELDPQATPLLHHNGPKAMLINGLSSSGGDALPFFFKKLKLGPVIGTRTWGGLIGISGNPALVDGGMILAATFRFMDTDGSWAVENEGVAPDIEVIDRPDALAAGRDPSVEKAVEVLLKELEANPPKPVVAPAAPTEFR, translated from the coding sequence ATGATCCGACGCTCCGCCCTTTGGTTTTCCTGTCTGACTATTCTGTCCGGCCAAACGCTGGCCGAAGACGCGATCCTGCGCTTCCCGGACGTGTCCGCGGAGCGCATCGCCTTCGTGCACGCAGGCGATCTGTATGTGGTCCCCAAGGCGGGTGGGGCGGCGGAGCGACTGACGGCACATGCCGGCCAGGAGCTTTATCCGAAGTTCTCGCCCGATGGACAGTGGCTCGCGTTCAGTGCCGAGTACTCGGGTACCCGCCAGGTGTATGTGATCTCGGTCCATGGCGGCATCCCAAAGCAACTCACGTGGTACAGCGATGTCGGCGCCATGCCGATGCGCGGTGGCACCGACTATCGCGTGCTCGACTGGAGCCCCGACGGCAAGAACGTGGTCGTTCGCATGAACCGGCTGCCGTTTGATGAGCGCGCTGGCAGGCCCTATCTGGTCCCGGTGGACGGTGGACTGGAGCAGCCGATGGAGATCCCCGAAACCGGCGGCGGCATGCTGTCGCCGGACGGGCAGTCAATGGTCTACACGCCGATCGATCGCGACTTCCGGTCGTGGAAGCGCTATCGCGGCGGTCGCGCCCAGGACATCTGGGTCTATCATTTCAATACGCATGACGCGCAGCGCATCACCAATTTTGCGGGTAGCGATCATCAACCCATGTGGCTTGGCGATCAGATCGTGTTTGCGTCCGACCGCGATGGCACGCTGAATCTGTACACCTTGCCAGCGGGGGGCGCCGAGCCTCAAGAATCACCCAAGCAGCTGACGCACTTCAAGGACTTTGACGTACTCTGGCCCAGCGCCAATGCCGACACGATTGTCTTCGAGAACGGTGGCGCGCTTTACCGCATGGACAGCGTGACGGCGCAGCCGGTCAAAGTGCCAGTGACCTTGCAGTCCGACTTCGCCGAAAGCCTGCCAAGCATCAAATCGGTGGCTGGGTTCATCGAGAGTTTTGATATTTCGCCGAACGCCGCTCGCGTCGTGTTTGCGGCGCGCGGCGAACTGCTGACGGTACCGGCGAAGGACGGCACTTTCCGGAATCTTTCGCAGTCGCCGACGGCCCGTGAACGCTCGGTGGCGTGGTCACCAGACGGTAAACAGCTCGCCTACCTGAGCGATGCGAGCGGCGAATACGAGATCTACGTCCGCAATGCCGATGGCAGTGGTCAGCCCAAGCAGCTGACCCGTGGCAGCGATGCCTGGATCAACCGCCTCAGCTATTCGCCGGACGGCCGATTCCTGGCGTTCAATGACGAAAAGAAGCGGCTACGTCTCCTCGAAGTGGGTACGGGCAAGATCGCCGACGTCGATCACAGCCGGGTGGATGGGTTCGATTCCATGACCTTCTCGCCGGATTCGCGGTATTTGGCATACACCAAAGTGAGTGCCAACAACCTGCCGGCGATCTGGTTGTATGACCTCAACGACGGCAAGACCAACTTGTTGCTCGCTGATACGCGGCCCAACTTTTCGCCGAGCTTCGACCCGAAGGGCCAGTATCTCTATTTCCTGTCGAATCGCGACTACCAGCTGACGAACAGTGTTTATGAGACCAACTATCTCTATACGCAGGCGACGCGCATCTATGCGCTACCGCTGAATCACAACGTTCCAGCGCTGTTTGGTTACCAGAGCGACGAGGCACTGCCGAGCGCCAAAGCCGCAGCGTCCGACAAGGCGCAGGTGCAGATCGAACTGGCGGGCGCCGATCAGCGCGTCGAAGTGCTTAAGGTCCCGAATGGCAACTACCTTGGCCTGACGGCGATCGACGATGGCGTGGTGTTTCTGGCGCTCGCCAATGACCCGGCGGCCGGCGCGCCGGTGTTGAAGCGCTATTCGGTGGACAGCCATGAAACGGAAGATTTGATTCAAGGCGTTGGTCGATTTGCACTGAATAGCTCAGGCAAGAAGATGCTGGTCAACAAGGGCGACACATGGGCGATTGTCGAGCCCAGCGCTGGTCAGGATCTGAGCAAGAACGCGCTGAATCTCGATCAGTTGGTGCTCCGCATCGACCCCAAAGTGGAATGGCAGCAGATGTTTGTGGACGCCTGGCGCATTCTGCGCGACTGGTTCTACGATCCCGGCATGCATGGTGGCATCGAACGCTGGAATGCGGTGCGAGCACGCTATGAACCCTTGGCCGCCAAGCTCCATAGTCGTCGCGATCTCGACTATTTGCTGCACGAGATTGCCGGTGAGGCCAATTCCGGACACGTCTATGTTGAAGGCGGCGACCTGCCGAGCGTCAAGCGCGTGCCGGGTGGCTTTCTGGGCGCCGAGTTCGAAACTGATCCGAGTGGTTTCTTCAAGATCAGCAAAATTTTCCCAGGCGAAAACTGGGCCGATGAGTTCCGCTCGCCGCTGGCAACGGCTGGTATTGAGGCCGCCGAAGGCGACTACTTGATCAGCGTCGATGGCGTGCTTGCCAATACAGTCAAGAATCCGTTTCAACTGTTCGAAGGCAAGGCCGACCAAGTCGTCGAGGTCCGCCTCAGCAAGACAGCTGATGCCAGCTCGGGCAAAGTGCAGCGCGTCAAATTGCAGAATAGCGAAATTGGATTGCGCTATTTGGACTGGGTGCAATCACGGCGTGCCTTGGTCGACCGGTTGAGCAACGGCCGGATTGGCTACATTCATCTGCCGAATACAGCGGTCGAAGGCAATCGCGAACTGTTCAAGGGCATGCTGGCGTACTCGAACAAAGACGCACTGATCATCGATGATCGCTACAACGGCGGTGGGTTCATTCCGGATCGCATGATTGAACTGTTGGCCCGTCAGCCGCTGAGTTACTGGAAGCGGCGCGAACTCGATCCGCAAGCCACGCCGCTGCTCCACCACAACGGACCGAAGGCGATGCTGATCAACGGCTTGTCGAGTTCGGGTGGCGACGCGCTGCCGTTCTTCTTCAAGAAGCTCAAACTTGGGCCGGTGATTGGTACGCGTACTTGGGGTGGCCTGATCGGTATCAGTGGCAACCCCGCGCTCGTTGATGGCGGCATGATTCTGGCGGCGACGTTCCGCTTCATGGACACCGATGGATCGTGGGCGGTGGAAAATGAAGGCGTGGCGCCCGACATCGAAGTGATCGATCGCCCGGATGCGCTGGCTGCAGGCCGCGATCCGTCGGTTGAAAAAGCCGTGGAAGTGCTGCTCAAGGAACTCGAAGCGAACCCGCCGAAGCCAGTGGTGGCGCCGGCCGCGCCGACTGAGTTTCGCTGA
- the acnA gene encoding aconitate hydratase AcnA, with amino-acid sequence MRDTFSVLDTLSVGGQSLQYYSLAKFGQKFDIKRLPFSLKIVLENLLRFEDGLNVTAKEVEAVAKWDAKAEPDTEISFMPARVVLQDFTGVPCVVDLAAMRDAVVKLGGKAEQINPLIPSELVIDHSVQVDKFGTATAVDENVDIEFGRNGERYSFLRWGQKAFRNFKVVPPRTGIVHQVNLEHLARVVMTGEKDGVQIAFPDTVYGTDSHTTMINGIGVLGWGVGGIEAEAAMLGQPSSMLIPQVVGFKLTGKLPEGATATDLVLTVTQMLRKLGVVGKFVEFFGSGLDNLALADRATIANMAPEYGATCGIFPIDNEALAYLRLSSRSEDQIALVEAYAKAQGLWRDPSAPEAEYSAVLELDMATVKPSLAGPKRPQDRVLLEAVQGNYRDNLKPMADARAGKTKAATPGSANVDGRYDLKDGAVVIAAITSCTNTSNPAVMLGAGLLAKKAVAKGLTVKPWVKPSLGPGSLVVTDYLKKAGVIESLEALKFNVVGYGCTTCIGNSGPLPPEVSKGIADGDLVVASVLSGNRNFEGRVHAEVKMNYLASPPLVVAYAIAGTVDIDLSKDPLGTGSDGQPVYLRDIWPSNKEISDTVLATIGPEMFSKNYADVFKGDSRWNQVQSPEGDRYLWDDASTYIKHPPYFEGMSMNVGAINDIHGAKVLGVFGDSITTDHISPAGDIKATSPAGTFLQGRGVTKVDFNSYGARRGNDDVMVRGTFANIRIKNLMLGGEEGGNTIHVPTGDKLSIYDAALRYKQEGTPLVVLAGKEYGTGSSRDWAAKGTMLLGVKAVIAESFERIHRSNLVGMGVLPLQFMDGENAQTLGLSGKETFELAGLNDGAAKEIEVVAKGDAGEKRFKVKVLLLTPKEVEFYRHGGLLHYVLRQLAKAA; translated from the coding sequence ATGCGCGATACGTTCTCCGTCCTCGACACCCTCTCGGTCGGTGGCCAGTCTTTGCAGTATTACTCGTTGGCCAAGTTCGGCCAGAAATTCGACATCAAGCGCCTGCCGTTCTCGCTGAAGATCGTGCTGGAGAACCTGCTGCGCTTTGAGGACGGTCTCAATGTGACCGCCAAGGAAGTCGAGGCCGTTGCCAAATGGGACGCCAAGGCCGAGCCGGACACCGAAATCAGCTTCATGCCGGCGCGCGTCGTGCTGCAGGACTTCACGGGCGTGCCGTGCGTCGTCGATCTGGCGGCGATGCGCGATGCCGTTGTCAAACTCGGTGGCAAGGCCGAGCAGATCAACCCGCTGATTCCGTCTGAGCTGGTCATCGACCACTCCGTGCAGGTCGACAAGTTTGGTACGGCGACGGCGGTCGACGAAAACGTCGATATCGAATTCGGCCGCAACGGCGAGCGCTATTCCTTCCTGCGTTGGGGCCAGAAAGCGTTCCGCAACTTCAAAGTCGTGCCGCCGCGCACTGGCATCGTGCATCAGGTCAACCTGGAGCACTTGGCCCGCGTCGTGATGACGGGCGAGAAGGACGGCGTGCAGATCGCGTTCCCGGATACCGTGTACGGCACCGATTCGCACACGACCATGATCAACGGCATCGGCGTGCTCGGTTGGGGCGTGGGTGGTATCGAAGCCGAAGCTGCGATGCTCGGTCAGCCATCCTCCATGCTGATCCCGCAAGTCGTCGGCTTCAAGCTCACCGGCAAGTTGCCGGAAGGCGCCACCGCGACTGACCTCGTGCTGACCGTCACGCAGATGCTCCGCAAGCTCGGTGTGGTCGGCAAGTTCGTTGAGTTCTTTGGCTCGGGCCTCGACAATCTGGCGCTGGCTGATCGCGCGACGATCGCCAACATGGCGCCGGAATATGGCGCCACCTGCGGCATCTTCCCGATCGACAACGAAGCGCTGGCTTATCTGCGCCTGTCGAGCCGCTCGGAAGATCAGATCGCGCTGGTCGAAGCGTATGCCAAGGCCCAGGGCCTGTGGCGTGATCCAAGCGCGCCGGAAGCCGAGTACAGCGCCGTGCTCGAACTCGACATGGCGACCGTCAAGCCCTCGCTCGCTGGTCCAAAGCGTCCGCAGGACCGCGTGCTGCTCGAAGCGGTGCAAGGCAATTATCGCGACAACCTGAAGCCGATGGCCGACGCGCGCGCTGGCAAGACCAAGGCCGCGACGCCGGGCTCAGCGAATGTTGATGGCCGGTACGATCTGAAGGACGGCGCGGTGGTGATTGCGGCGATCACGTCGTGCACGAACACGTCGAATCCTGCCGTCATGCTTGGCGCTGGTCTGCTCGCGAAGAAGGCCGTGGCGAAGGGGCTGACCGTCAAGCCATGGGTCAAGCCGTCGCTCGGCCCGGGCTCGCTGGTCGTAACGGATTATCTGAAGAAGGCTGGCGTAATTGAGTCGCTCGAAGCGCTGAAGTTCAACGTGGTGGGCTACGGTTGCACGACGTGCATCGGCAATTCTGGCCCGCTGCCTCCGGAAGTCAGCAAAGGCATTGCTGACGGTGATCTGGTGGTCGCGTCGGTGCTTTCGGGCAACCGTAACTTCGAAGGTCGCGTGCATGCCGAAGTGAAGATGAACTACTTGGCCTCGCCGCCGTTGGTCGTCGCCTACGCAATCGCCGGCACGGTCGATATCGATCTGAGCAAGGACCCGCTGGGCACCGGCTCTGACGGTCAGCCGGTGTATCTGCGCGACATCTGGCCGAGCAACAAGGAAATTTCCGACACGGTCCTTGCCACGATCGGTCCGGAAATGTTCTCGAAGAATTACGCCGACGTCTTCAAGGGCGACAGCCGCTGGAATCAGGTGCAAAGCCCGGAAGGCGATCGCTATCTGTGGGACGACGCGTCAACCTACATCAAGCATCCGCCTTACTTCGAAGGCATGAGCATGAATGTGGGCGCGATCAACGACATTCACGGCGCCAAGGTGCTCGGTGTGTTCGGCGACTCGATCACGACCGACCACATCTCGCCAGCGGGCGACATCAAAGCAACGAGCCCCGCAGGTACGTTCCTGCAAGGCCGCGGCGTAACCAAGGTCGATTTCAACTCCTACGGCGCGCGTCGCGGTAACGATGACGTGATGGTGCGCGGCACGTTTGCGAACATCCGCATCAAGAACTTGATGCTCGGTGGCGAGGAAGGTGGCAACACGATCCACGTCCCGACTGGCGACAAGCTGTCGATCTACGACGCCGCCTTGCGCTACAAGCAGGAAGGTACGCCACTCGTCGTGCTCGCCGGCAAGGAATACGGCACGGGTTCGTCGCGTGACTGGGCGGCCAAGGGCACGATGCTGCTGGGCGTCAAGGCCGTGATTGCCGAAAGCTTTGAGCGCATCCACCGCTCGAACCTAGTGGGCATGGGCGTGCTGCCGCTGCAGTTCATGGACGGCGAGAACGCACAGACGCTGGGCCTGTCCGGCAAGGAAACCTTCGAGTTGGCCGGTCTGAATGACGGCGCCGCAAAGGAAATCGAGGTGGTTGCCAAGGGCGATGCCGGCGAAAAGCGCTTCAAGGTCAAGGTGCTGTTGTTGACGCCGAAGGAAGTGGAGTTCTACCGCCACGGCGGCCTGCTGCACTACGTGCTGCGGCAGTTGGCCAAGGCGGCTTAA